The Macaca nemestrina isolate mMacNem1 chromosome 12, mMacNem.hap1, whole genome shotgun sequence genome contains a region encoding:
- the LOC105468855 gene encoding coiled-coil domain-containing protein 89 yields the protein MRAPMPQKEQAPRMDTSPPEERLEKQNEKLNNQEEEMEFKELDDLREALANLRGLSEEERSEKAMLRSRIEDQSQLICILKRRSDEALERCQILELLNAELEEKMMQEAEKLKAQGEYTRKLEERFMTLAANHELMIRFKDEYKSENIKLREENEKLKLENSSLFSQALKDEEAKVLQLTVRCEALTGELETLKERCAQDACQAQAREKELLELQSQQACTHTKETEQLRSQLQTLKQQHQQAVEQMAKAEETHSSLSQELQARLQTVTREKEELLQLSMERGKVLQNKQAEIRQLEEKLEIANEGRKHALERFKQEAVAVDSNLRVKELQCKVDGIQKAYDELRLQSEAFKKHSLDLLSKERELNGKLRHLFP from the coding sequence ATGAGAGCACCTATGCCCCAGAAAGAGCAGGCTCCCAGGATGGACACCTCGCCCCCTGAAGAACGCTTagagaagcaaaatgaaaaactgaaCAACCAGGAAGAGGAGATGGAGTTTAAGGAACTGGACGATCTGAGGGAAGCCTTGGCAAACCTGCGGGGACTGTCAGAGGAGGAGAGGAGCGAGAAGGCTATGCTTCGCTCCCGCATTGAAGATCAGTCCCAGCTCATCTGCATCCTGAAGCGGAGGTCAGATGAGGCCCTGGAGCGCTGCCAGATCCTAGAGCTGCTCAATGCAGAGCTGGAGGAGAAGATgatgcaggaggctgagaagcTCAAGGCCCAGGGTGAGTACACTCGGAAGCTAGAGGAACGCTTTATGACCCTAGCAGCCAACCACGAGTTGATGATCCGCTTCAAGGATGAATACAAGAGTGAGAACATCAAACTAAGGGAGGAGAATGAGAAACTGAAGCTGGAGAATAGCAGCCTCTTCAGCCAGGCTCTGAAGGATGAGGAGGCAAAAGTATTACAGCTCACAGTCCGGTGTGAGGCTCTCACTGGGGAGCTAGAGACGCTGAAGGAGAGGTGTGCTCAGGATGCTTGCCAGGCACAGGCGCGCGAGAAGGAGCTGCTGGAGCTACAGAGCCAGCAGGCCTGCACCCACACCAAAGAGACAGAACAGCTGCGCAGCCAGCTGCAGACTCTCAAGCAGCAGCACCAGCAGGCTGTGGAGCAGATGGCTAAGGCAGAGGAGACACACAGCAGCCTGAGCCAGGAGCTGCAGGCCAGGCTGCAGACCGTCACTAGAGAGAAAGAGGAGTTGCTGCAGCTGTCAATGGAAAGGGGCAAAGTGCTTCAGAACAAACAGGCAGAGATCCGCCAGCTTGAGGAAAAGTTGGAGATAGCAaatgagggcaggaagcatgcgCTAGAGCGGTTTAAGCAAGAGGCAGTGGCTGTGGACAGCAACTTGAGAGTCAAGGAGCTTCAGTGCAAAGTAGATGGGATCCAGAAGGCCTACGATGAACTCAGGCTGCAGTCTGAAGCCTTCAAAAAGCACAGCCTGGATCTTTTAAGCAAGGAGAGAGAACTCAATGGCAAACTCCGCCATCTCTTTCCATAA